Proteins from a single region of Flavobacterium sp. YJ01:
- a CDS encoding T9SS type A sorting domain-containing protein yields the protein MKTKLLLLFLLSNFFLHAQYTLIPDANFEKKLIALGIDSGTADGQVLTADVANVTSLSVSTSGISDLTGIQDFTSLQYLNCYGNAIKILDLSKNTNLNRLDCSDNKLISLNLKTGKRATSFELNTTYNYSLECILVDDVALTSNWRKKTDALTKFNSVACYIYTSIRDENFEKKLIALGIDKDGKNGKVITTDIYSVTSLDLSFSGISDLTGLQDFASLKNLNFTGNDIPYFDSSIYPNLESLNCSSNLLKSLNITKNLKLTSLDCSKNDLSSLNLQNGKNTSLVSVNIKSNPKLSCVLVDNAEYSTSNWTNKDVNTSFNQTVCTPEYTLIPDPYFENRLIFLGYDTDGKNGKVQTQNIVYIKSLDLSGSSITNLTGIQDFKSLKVLDCSNNKLKSLDITKNINLEKLEAYSNLIAGTIDISQNLKLTSFNASQNYLTNLDFSKNLALKQMRCYGNLLSDINLTQNLALTGLFIDGNKLTTIDISKNGALVDLYCSENELTSLDLSNNSLLERIYCKKNKLTNINISKNLLAYELDVSQNQLTDIDVSNNKNVGWFFCDQNKLTQLDLSHNINLTWLECGSNLLTSLDFSKNITLDYLYFGGNRSLLNVNLKNGNNKNITRFSSNYNDKLTCILVDDAAYATSKWSQDKDTHIVFSDTPCTLYTTIPDINFENKLIALGIDSDAPDGKILTSKISEIISLDVSSSNITDLSGIQDFTALQDLKCNSNQLKSLNISKNIALINLDCSSNQLINLNVSKNKALKNLNCNSNKLAVLNISENAFLSNLDCHSNLITSLDISPNIDLKSLDCHDNNLATLNLKNGNNKQLIKPNFKNNSNLTCITVDDANYSNSNWMDSKDASVNYNVDCFSNYTLIPDSNFENKLIDLGIDKDGKNGKVLTSSIKEVTSLNVSYSSINSLTGIEAFENLEILNCQNNNLATLNISDNLELKELNSSHNPILVLDVSGNPNLINLNCGFNLLSKLDLSSNPSLKNLDCSSNNLEYLDVSKNKMLVTVDCNSNQIKKLDFSKNPNLTTLNCSSNNLANLNIQNANNIKLSSYNFKLNTKLSCIQVDDLLYSNTNWFNAKDNYVVYSVTACTQYTLIPDQNFENFLLRAGYDTIYNGLHDGKVETANIKSIKRLDMDLKSIEDLTGIQDFEALNYLDCSDNNLTTIDLSKNLSLTYLDCSSNRLTNIDISKNLALQTLKCDNIDNHHNRGLTTIDVSNNLALTYLSCWDSRLRTLDVSNNKALKELHCYYNMLTSLDVSNNKALTNLQCTRNLLTTLDLTNQSALIIFRCHENRLTELNLKNGKNNLLDSKEINFATNPYLTCIQVDDILYSNTNWAGKKDAIATFSTNCGIANSYTMIPDHNFEQKLIDLGIDDVLDSKVANQNINTVIDLDLSNSNITNLKGIENFPALKSLNSSTNNLATLDLSKNANLEILNASSNQITTLDLSRNTKLNVVYVITNPLTNLNIKNGNNSNFILASETAKQFNTNVATTFLGLTTLSCINVDNTAYSNANWSKIKESKTTYSENCQALGIEDSVFDKALVYPNPTKGEVHINNIVLEKANVYNSLGQLVKSFIFNNGENSNTINLSGLPRGVYYVYLINEDAASAKKIILE from the coding sequence ATGAAAACAAAACTACTCTTGTTATTCTTATTATCAAACTTTTTTCTTCACGCTCAATATACCTTAATTCCTGATGCTAATTTTGAAAAAAAATTAATAGCTCTTGGGATTGATTCGGGTACTGCAGACGGGCAAGTTCTAACTGCTGATGTTGCTAATGTTACCTCTCTAAGTGTTTCAACAAGCGGTATATCAGATTTAACTGGAATTCAAGATTTTACTTCTTTACAATATCTTAATTGTTATGGAAACGCAATAAAAATTCTTGATCTTTCTAAAAACACAAATTTAAACAGATTAGACTGTTCTGATAATAAATTAATCAGCCTTAATTTAAAAACAGGAAAAAGAGCCACCTCATTTGAACTTAATACAACTTACAATTATTCTTTAGAGTGTATTTTGGTTGATGATGTTGCGTTGACTTCAAATTGGAGAAAAAAAACAGATGCTCTTACTAAATTCAATAGTGTTGCTTGCTACATTTATACGAGCATTCGAGATGAAAATTTTGAAAAAAAATTAATAGCCTTAGGCATCGATAAAGATGGAAAAAATGGAAAAGTTATAACCACAGACATTTATTCCGTTACTAGTTTAGATTTATCTTTTAGCGGTATTAGCGATTTAACGGGGCTTCAAGATTTCGCTTCGCTAAAAAATTTAAACTTTACTGGTAATGATATCCCTTATTTCGATTCTTCCATTTATCCCAATTTGGAATCATTGAATTGTTCTTCAAATTTACTCAAGTCTTTAAACATTACTAAAAATTTAAAACTGACCTCTCTTGATTGTTCAAAAAACGACCTTTCTAGTTTAAATCTCCAAAACGGAAAAAATACTTCTTTGGTTTCTGTCAATATTAAATCGAATCCCAAGTTGTCTTGCGTATTAGTTGATAATGCAGAATATTCGACATCAAACTGGACAAACAAAGATGTTAACACAAGCTTTAATCAAACGGTTTGTACACCAGAATATACTCTTATTCCTGATCCTTATTTTGAAAACAGACTTATTTTTCTAGGATATGATACTGATGGAAAAAACGGAAAAGTACAAACTCAGAACATCGTGTACATTAAATCTTTAGATCTTTCTGGAAGTTCAATTACAAATTTAACAGGAATTCAGGATTTTAAATCTTTAAAAGTTTTAGACTGTAGCAATAATAAATTAAAATCATTAGATATTACTAAGAATATCAATTTAGAAAAACTAGAAGCCTATTCTAATCTAATAGCTGGCACAATTGACATTTCTCAAAATCTAAAGCTTACTAGTTTTAATGCTTCTCAAAATTATTTAACGAATTTAGATTTCTCCAAAAACCTTGCTTTAAAGCAAATGCGCTGTTATGGAAACCTTTTAAGCGATATTAATCTTACACAAAACTTAGCCTTAACTGGATTGTTCATTGATGGAAATAAATTAACAACAATCGATATCTCTAAAAATGGCGCTTTAGTAGATCTTTATTGCTCCGAAAATGAACTTACATCTCTTGATCTTTCTAATAATTCTCTATTAGAAAGAATATATTGTAAAAAAAATAAGTTAACCAATATTAATATTTCTAAAAATTTACTGGCATACGAACTCGATGTTTCTCAAAATCAATTAACAGATATTGATGTTTCTAACAATAAAAATGTTGGATGGTTTTTTTGTGACCAAAACAAATTAACACAATTAGATCTTTCTCACAATATAAATTTGACCTGGTTAGAATGTGGTTCCAATCTGCTTACAAGTCTAGATTTTAGCAAGAATATTACTCTAGATTATTTGTATTTTGGCGGTAATCGTAGTTTGTTAAACGTGAATTTAAAAAATGGAAACAACAAGAACATAACAAGATTTTCCTCTAATTACAATGACAAATTAACTTGCATATTAGTTGATGATGCTGCTTATGCAACTTCAAAATGGTCTCAGGATAAAGACACGCATATTGTTTTTAGCGACACTCCTTGTACACTATACACAACAATTCCTGACATTAATTTCGAAAATAAATTAATTGCTCTGGGTATAGATTCTGATGCGCCAGATGGAAAAATACTTACTTCAAAAATTTCAGAAATTATTTCTTTAGATGTATCATCAAGTAATATCACGGATTTATCTGGAATACAAGATTTTACTGCGCTACAAGATTTAAAGTGTAATTCTAATCAGCTAAAAAGTTTAAACATTTCAAAAAATATTGCCTTAATTAATCTAGACTGCAGCTCTAATCAATTAATAAATTTGAATGTTTCAAAAAATAAAGCGTTAAAAAATTTAAATTGTAATTCTAATAAACTTGCAGTTTTAAACATTTCTGAAAATGCATTCCTATCCAATTTAGATTGTCATTCTAATCTAATAACTTCTCTTGACATTTCTCCAAATATTGATTTAAAAAGCCTTGATTGTCACGATAATAATTTGGCTACTTTGAATTTAAAAAATGGAAATAACAAGCAGTTGATTAAACCAAATTTTAAAAACAATTCTAATTTGACTTGCATTACAGTTGATGATGCCAATTATTCAAACAGCAATTGGATGGATTCTAAAGATGCCTCGGTTAATTACAACGTAGATTGTTTCTCTAATTATACTTTAATTCCAGATTCAAATTTTGAAAATAAACTAATTGATTTAGGAATTGACAAAGATGGTAAGAATGGAAAAGTGCTAACTTCTAGCATTAAAGAAGTAACTTCATTAAATGTTTCTTACAGCTCAATAAATAGTTTGACAGGAATTGAGGCTTTTGAAAATTTAGAAATTTTAAATTGTCAAAATAATAATTTAGCAACCTTAAACATTTCAGATAATTTAGAACTTAAGGAACTGAATTCTTCTCATAATCCTATACTTGTTTTAGATGTTTCTGGAAATCCTAATCTTATCAATTTAAATTGCGGATTCAATTTATTATCAAAATTGGATTTATCTTCAAATCCGTCTTTAAAGAATTTAGATTGCTCTTCAAATAATTTAGAATATCTGGATGTATCTAAAAACAAAATGCTGGTTACTGTAGATTGTAATTCAAATCAAATTAAAAAACTGGATTTTTCAAAAAACCCAAATTTAACCACATTAAACTGCAGCAGCAACAATTTGGCTAACCTGAATATTCAAAATGCTAATAACATTAAATTATCTTCTTATAATTTTAAACTTAATACAAAACTAAGCTGTATTCAGGTAGATGATCTTTTGTATTCAAATACAAACTGGTTTAACGCAAAAGATAATTATGTTGTATACAGTGTAACAGCTTGTACACAATACACGCTTATTCCAGATCAAAATTTCGAGAATTTTCTACTTAGAGCTGGATATGATACAATCTATAATGGACTTCATGATGGAAAAGTTGAAACTGCAAATATAAAATCCATTAAAAGATTAGACATGGATCTTAAAAGTATTGAAGATTTAACCGGAATTCAAGATTTTGAAGCTTTAAACTATTTAGATTGCAGTGACAATAATTTGACAACCATTGATTTGTCAAAAAACCTTTCACTAACTTATTTAGACTGTAGCTCGAATCGTCTAACTAATATAGATATTTCTAAAAATTTAGCTTTACAAACATTAAAATGCGACAATATCGACAATCATCATAATAGAGGATTGACAACTATTGATGTCTCTAATAATTTAGCTTTAACTTATTTGAGTTGCTGGGATAGTAGGCTTAGAACTCTTGATGTTTCTAACAACAAAGCTTTAAAAGAATTGCATTGCTATTATAATATGCTGACTAGTCTAGATGTTTCTAACAACAAAGCTTTAACTAATTTACAATGCACTAGGAATCTATTAACTACTCTAGATTTAACGAATCAATCAGCATTAATAATCTTTAGATGTCATGAAAATAGATTAACAGAACTTAATTTAAAAAACGGGAAAAATAATCTGCTGGATAGTAAAGAAATAAATTTTGCAACAAATCCATATTTAACCTGTATACAAGTTGACGATATTCTGTATTCGAATACAAATTGGGCAGGTAAAAAAGATGCCATTGCAACATTTAGCACAAATTGCGGTATTGCAAATAGTTACACAATGATTCCAGATCATAATTTTGAGCAAAAATTAATTGACTTAGGAATTGATGATGTGCTAGATAGTAAAGTGGCAAATCAAAATATAAATACTGTTATTGATTTGGATCTTTCAAACAGTAACATTACAAATTTAAAAGGTATTGAGAATTTTCCAGCATTAAAATCTTTAAACAGCAGTACTAATAATTTAGCGACTTTAGATCTTAGTAAAAATGCTAATCTGGAGATATTAAATGCATCTTCTAATCAAATTACAACATTAGATTTGTCTAGAAATACTAAACTTAATGTTGTTTATGTAATAACAAATCCGCTAACAAATCTAAATATTAAAAACGGAAACAATAGCAACTTCATTCTTGCTTCTGAAACGGCAAAACAGTTCAATACTAATGTTGCAACAACCTTTTTAGGACTTACAACTTTAAGTTGCATTAATGTTGACAATACAGCTTATTCTAACGCCAATTGGTCTAAAATTAAAGAAAGTAAAACAACATATTCTGAAAATTGTCAAGCACTTGGAATAGAAGATTCTGTTTTTGACAAAGCCTTAGTTTATCCGAATCCAACAAAAGGCGAAGTTCATATTAACAACATTGTTTTAGAAAAAGCAAACGTTTACAATTCGTTAGGACAATTAGTAAAATCCTTTATTTTCAACAATGGCGAAAATAGTAATACCATAAATTTATCTGGTTTGCCAAGAGGTGTGTATTATGTTTATTTAATAAATGAAGATGCCGCTTCAGCGAAAAAAATAATCCTAGAATAA
- a CDS encoding MBL fold metallo-hydrolase, which produces MKLYPIESGNFKLDGGAMFGVVPKTIWNKTNPADANNLIDIAARCLLIEDGKRLILIDTGMGDKQSEKFFGYYSLWGSHSIDKSLAKYGFSRDDITDVFMTHLHFDHCGGSVKWNSDKTGYEPAFKNAKFWTNENHWKWATKPNAREKASFLSENIVPMQESGQLNFIERPETDFGFSKELNFDIYYVDGHTEKQMIPYIKYQDKTIVFCADLLATAGHIPLPYVMGYDTRPLLTMPEKSKFLNLAADQNHYLFLEHDAHNQIITVEHTEKGVRLKDVFTCEDIF; this is translated from the coding sequence ATGAAACTGTATCCTATAGAATCTGGAAATTTCAAATTAGATGGCGGCGCTATGTTTGGCGTTGTTCCTAAAACGATTTGGAATAAAACAAATCCAGCAGATGCTAATAACTTAATTGATATTGCGGCACGTTGTTTATTAATTGAAGACGGAAAACGTTTAATTTTAATTGACACCGGAATGGGTGATAAACAATCTGAAAAGTTCTTTGGATATTATTCGCTTTGGGGTTCTCATTCTATCGATAAATCGCTAGCAAAATATGGTTTTAGCCGTGATGATATTACGGATGTTTTTATGACGCATCTTCATTTTGATCATTGCGGAGGAAGCGTGAAATGGAATTCAGATAAAACAGGTTACGAGCCTGCTTTTAAAAATGCCAAATTTTGGACAAATGAAAATCATTGGAAATGGGCCACAAAACCAAACGCACGTGAAAAAGCTTCTTTTTTGTCTGAGAATATTGTCCCAATGCAGGAAAGCGGACAACTTAATTTTATTGAAAGACCAGAAACTGATTTTGGTTTCTCAAAAGAATTGAATTTTGACATTTACTACGTTGACGGCCACACCGAAAAACAAATGATTCCGTACATAAAATATCAAGATAAAACCATTGTTTTTTGTGCTGATTTATTGGCTACAGCTGGACATATTCCGTTGCCTTATGTTATGGGTTATGATACGCGACCTTTGCTGACAATGCCAGAAAAGTCAAAATTTTTGAATTTGGCGGCAGATCAGAATCATTATTTATTTTTAGAACATGATGCGCACAATCAAATTATAACTGTTGAACATACAGAAAAAGGCGTTCGTTTAAAAGATGTTTTTACTTGCGAAGATATTTTTTAA